ATCAAAAAAGCTTATTTCTAAGTCTTTTAACTCCTGATCACTATTAACTATATAAAATGGCAATTTAATAATCGGCGCTTTTATTTGACTTGTTATTGGCGTACTGAAAGATGGAGTTTCAGTTTCAATTTTTCTTAGGTGCAAAAATAGTGAGTATTCGAGAGTACCTTTTTGAAAATAAAATAGGTCACAATAAAAATTAGCACTTAGTCCATCGAGTTTCTTTGGGTAAGAAATGAATTCAATATTAGGGAAAGGGATACATAAGTTCTCATTCCTAAAATGAATAACGGGTACTTCATGCATGATAGTATTTTTAAATTTTAGTATGTAGTTGTACTTTCTTGGCTTTTCGAAGAAACTGTTTTGCCACCAATATTGTCCACCTTCGCACTCAGTATTGCTTACTTCAATAGTAAAGTCGGGATCCAATGCGTAAAACGCTTCGTTAATACCATCATATTTCCAGTTTTCCGCATCCTCTAAAATGAAACTGAAGCGTTTGGAAGCAGTTAAATCTAAGCCGAACCTTTCTACCCACATTGCCTTTATATCATGTGGGTTTGCACAAGAGTCTTTTGGAGTATTTGTATCTTTTACCTTTGAATATATTGTCCCAGCTCTAAGAAGCTTTCCACGTGATTTAATGTCTCTGGTAAGGAAATATGGCTTTAGGCGCTCGTTCTCTATTTTAAGAATTGCAATATCTTTGTTTTGGTACTTAATGAATTTTAAACTAACTTTGGGAGCATTATTTTCAGCGAATGGCTGCTTCCGTAGTAAGTCTAATATATCTGCTTGTGTATAGGTTTTATCCTCTGACTTCAATCCAGTCACATCAAGTTCATCAGATATACCAAAAATTAAGTAACGCTCGCCTTCATGAATAACATTAGATAAACAAATAATATCATGTAATAAGTCATACAAATCGCTATGAAATTTTTGCTTAAAGTCCCACCATAGCCCTTCGCACTTTTTATAAATTAGATTTGAAACGATGTCGTGCATGTAACCTCGTATTGCGTGTAACAGCTTTATCTAGGGTAATTTTGTATTTTCACAAAAAACGTCCCGATAATATGAACCCGTATTAGTATCAAATTGTATAAATTATTGCCAACTATAAATATATTGGAAATCAAGAGTTACTTTAGAAGTAAGAGGAAGGCAGCCGATAGTATTACTTGATGGTTGCGACTGTATTAACTCGTGAAGTAACTCATAACCTATCATCCTTTCAGCTATGAGCTACTACGTTTAAAAAGCACCAAAACCTAGTGGTGGTGCCCACCTTGAATCGCTTTACCTTGCTGGTTATAAAACCCCGTTGCGCTGTGCTCTATAAAACCAAGGTTAATCATTTTTGCTAAAAATGGGTCGTTTTCGTTATCGCCTATGTCGGCGTAGTCGGTGGTTTGAAAGCGATCCCACTTGGCAAACTGTGCGGTTATTTCTGCTTTATCGCTGCTTACATCATTTAAGTTAAGCGTAGTGTGAGTGTGGCTTTTTTTATTCATTACGCTAAAGCTTTTAACCAAGTTTGATTTGGTAAATAAAGCGAGTTTAAATTGGTTGTCGCCTTGTGTAAGTGCGTAGTTTTTTACTTCATCGCAGCCTGTGCCTTGGGTGTTTAAAAGGGTCATTTTTTCGATTAAATGCGCATCCACCAGCTGGTTTTTAGCACTCCA
The sequence above is drawn from the Pseudoalteromonas espejiana DSM 9414 genome and encodes:
- a CDS encoding AlbA family DNA-binding domain-containing protein; its protein translation is MHDIVSNLIYKKCEGLWWDFKQKFHSDLYDLLHDIICLSNVIHEGERYLIFGISDELDVTGLKSEDKTYTQADILDLLRKQPFAENNAPKVSLKFIKYQNKDIAILKIENERLKPYFLTRDIKSRGKLLRAGTIYSKVKDTNTPKDSCANPHDIKAMWVERFGLDLTASKRFSFILEDAENWKYDGINEAFYALDPDFTIEVSNTECEGGQYWWQNSFFEKPRKYNYILKFKNTIMHEVPVIHFRNENLCIPFPNIEFISYPKKLDGLSANFYCDLFYFQKGTLEYSLFLHLRKIETETPSFSTPITSQIKAPIIKLPFYIVNSDQELKDLEISFFDKFKEFVQKKDEIVKGSVHQDAVEDRWQLEKAFAEWAFEMLSENK